Proteins encoded in a region of the Malaciobacter mytili LMG 24559 genome:
- a CDS encoding calcium/sodium antiporter, whose product MILYSLAIIAGFALLVWSADKFVEGAASTAKHLGMPTLLIGILIVGFGTSAPEMVVSAIAAYEGNPALALGNAIGSNIVNIALILGITALVAPIAVHSKIIKKELPLLLVIVLFSGYLLYDGSLTFIEGIILLVGFFSLIAWSVFSALKTKSDNFANEMNDELEEIKMSLKQGIFWLVLGLVLLIASSRVLVWGAVGIAHEFGVSDLIIGLTIVALGTSLPELAASVIAAKKGEHDIAIGNVVGSNMFNILAVIGIAIVITPMQTISSEVLNRDWIVMLLLTLALFVMAYGFRAKQGKINRIEGFILVLVYIAYNSYLGYFLTTTI is encoded by the coding sequence ATGATTTTATATTCTTTAGCAATTATTGCTGGATTTGCACTTTTAGTATGGAGTGCAGATAAATTTGTAGAAGGTGCTGCTTCAACTGCTAAACATTTAGGTATGCCTACACTTTTAATTGGTATTTTAATTGTAGGATTTGGTACAAGTGCACCTGAAATGGTTGTTTCAGCAATTGCAGCATATGAAGGAAATCCAGCTTTAGCTTTAGGAAATGCAATTGGTTCTAATATTGTAAATATTGCTTTAATTTTAGGTATAACAGCCTTAGTAGCTCCAATTGCTGTTCATTCAAAAATTATAAAAAAAGAGTTACCTCTTTTATTAGTAATTGTTTTATTTAGTGGATATTTACTTTATGATGGTTCTTTAACTTTTATAGAGGGAATTATTTTATTAGTAGGTTTTTTTAGTTTAATTGCTTGGTCAGTATTTTCTGCACTAAAAACTAAAAGTGATAATTTTGCTAATGAGATGAATGATGAACTTGAAGAGATAAAAATGAGTTTAAAACAAGGAATTTTTTGGTTAGTTTTAGGTTTAGTTTTATTAATTGCAAGTTCAAGAGTTTTAGTTTGGGGAGCAGTTGGTATTGCCCATGAGTTTGGAGTAAGTGATTTAATTATAGGTCTTACAATTGTTGCTTTAGGAACTTCATTACCTGAATTAGCAGCTTCTGTTATTGCAGCTAAAAAGGGTGAACATGATATTGCAATAGGAAATGTAGTTGGATCAAATATGTTTAATATTTTAGCAGTTATTGGAATAGCAATTGTTATTACTCCTATGCAAACAATTTCAAGTGAAGTTTTAAATAGAGATTGGATTGTAATGCTTTTATTAACTCTTGCTTTATTTGTAATGGCTTATGGATTTAGAGCAAAACAAGGAAAAATTAATAGAATAGAAGGTTTTATTTTAGTTCTAGTTTATATTGCTTACAATAGTTATTTAGGATATTTTCTAACTACTACAATCTAA
- a CDS encoding Spy/CpxP family protein refolding chaperone — translation MKKTVLASLLIGSVLTTSAFAYNGKCNQGNMAQNCNMMKDTNSFNCKAKQGVMKHKRDGSHAFYKALYQLNLDDSQRTKIKEIFQSNKTKMKGINEAFSSSSFDKDKFVEIVSSKRENMIKLKAQTIEDIYKILTSKQKEQLKVLLDLKADRFKG, via the coding sequence ATGAAAAAGACAGTTTTAGCAAGTTTATTAATAGGTTCTGTATTAACAACATCAGCTTTTGCCTATAATGGTAAATGCAATCAAGGTAATATGGCTCAAAATTGTAATATGATGAAAGATACAAACTCTTTTAATTGTAAGGCCAAACAAGGAGTGATGAAACATAAAAGAGATGGTTCACATGCTTTTTATAAAGCTTTATATCAGTTAAATTTAGATGATTCACAAAGAACAAAAATAAAAGAAATCTTCCAATCTAATAAAACTAAGATGAAAGGAATTAATGAAGCTTTTAGTTCTTCTTCATTTGATAAAGATAAATTTGTAGAAATTGTATCTTCTAAAAGAGAGAATATGATAAAATTAAAAGCTCAAACAATAGAAGACATTTATAAAATCTTAACATCTAAGCAAAAAGAGCAATTAAAAGTATTATTAGATTTAAAAGCTGATAGATTTAAAGGATAA
- a CDS encoding rhodanese-like domain-containing protein has product MKKILLLPIILNFAFTSELTILQLSGVKAQVENEEVLIQREIHSDCIKFAMEPELFWGEDFAKKEVSNNCKKTFITSKGMVQPINYNDKVKTVGELEVLEFIKTKYNKSVNNYALVDTRPKSWYETGTIPTAINIPFDELEEDELFMDLYLENLKKLGIKKQKDTYNFDNAKTIIVFCNGAWCKQSHVALDRLIEMGYPQEKLFWYRGGIHSWNSMSFTIIKPKE; this is encoded by the coding sequence ATGAAAAAAATTTTGCTTTTACCTATAATTTTAAATTTTGCCTTTACTTCAGAACTAACTATACTTCAACTTTCAGGAGTAAAAGCACAAGTTGAAAATGAAGAAGTTCTAATACAAAGGGAAATTCATAGTGATTGCATAAAATTTGCAATGGAACCAGAACTATTTTGGGGTGAAGATTTTGCAAAAAAAGAAGTTTCTAATAATTGTAAAAAAACTTTTATTACTTCAAAAGGAATGGTACAACCAATAAATTATAATGATAAAGTAAAAACAGTAGGAGAACTTGAAGTTTTAGAGTTTATAAAAACAAAATACAATAAATCTGTAAATAATTATGCTTTAGTGGATACAAGACCAAAAAGCTGGTATGAAACAGGTACTATTCCAACTGCTATTAATATTCCTTTTGATGAATTGGAAGAAGATGAACTATTTATGGATTTATATTTAGAAAATTTAAAAAAACTTGGAATAAAAAAACAAAAAGATACTTATAACTTTGATAATGCAAAAACCATAATTGTTTTTTGTAATGGGGCTTGGTGTAAGCAATCCCATGTTGCTTTAGATAGACTTATTGAAATGGGCTATCCTCAAGAAAAACTATTTTGGTATAGGGGAGGTATTCATAGCTGGAACTCGATGTCTTTTACTATTATAAAACCAAAAGAGTAA
- a CDS encoding FAD-dependent oxidoreductase: protein MIRRDFFKYSFVSAALLTTSNINAKQINTSTIKTKVAICGGGFAGLSCAKHLKELNKDLDVTVIEKRANFSSCPLSNAWLGEALNISYEDLNYDFNSAILKYNYNFINETIEKINKDKKQIITSNHIIEYEYLIMAVGIDYDYEKLFKDINKIKECKLKAPAGLKPGSEHLALKRMIKNFKGGNFVISIPNGTYKCPPAPYERACMIANYFKKHNIKAKVIVLDPREKPAAKPKKFLEAFETFYKDIIVYKPYSNFKDIDFKTKKIVYEEFNKEKLEYLTLSLEFEEANIIPPNKANELIKKANLATYENGWAKLRQPTFRSISSEDVYIIGDSQGEYAFPKSAQMANSTAYLVAQELIDRINNKKFNYKENLPGNICYSMITDNKAVSISHLYEYKDTFKANSFTSKIQEDIAIAAQGWYFGLIEDILGIKS, encoded by the coding sequence ATGATTAGAAGAGATTTTTTTAAATACTCTTTTGTTAGTGCTGCACTTTTAACAACTTCAAATATAAATGCAAAACAGATAAATACATCTACTATAAAAACAAAAGTTGCAATATGTGGAGGTGGCTTTGCAGGATTATCATGTGCAAAACATTTAAAAGAATTAAATAAAGATTTAGATGTAACTGTAATAGAAAAAAGAGCAAATTTTTCTTCTTGCCCCTTATCAAATGCTTGGTTGGGTGAAGCTTTAAATATTAGTTATGAAGATTTAAATTATGATTTTAATAGTGCAATTTTAAAATATAATTATAATTTTATTAATGAAACTATCGAAAAAATCAATAAAGATAAAAAACAAATTATAACTTCAAACCATATAATTGAATATGAGTATTTAATTATGGCTGTGGGAATAGATTATGATTATGAAAAACTTTTTAAAGATATAAATAAAATTAAAGAGTGCAAATTAAAAGCCCCAGCAGGATTAAAACCAGGAAGTGAACACTTAGCTTTAAAAAGAATGATTAAAAACTTTAAGGGTGGGAACTTTGTAATTTCTATTCCAAATGGAACTTATAAATGTCCCCCTGCCCCTTATGAAAGAGCTTGTATGATTGCAAACTACTTTAAAAAGCATAATATCAAAGCAAAAGTTATAGTTTTGGACCCAAGAGAAAAACCAGCAGCAAAACCTAAAAAATTCTTAGAAGCTTTTGAAACTTTTTATAAAGATATAATAGTTTATAAACCCTATTCTAACTTTAAAGATATAGATTTTAAAACAAAAAAAATTGTATATGAAGAGTTTAATAAAGAAAAACTTGAATATCTAACTTTAAGTTTAGAGTTTGAAGAAGCAAATATAATTCCACCAAATAAAGCAAATGAACTTATAAAAAAAGCAAATCTTGCTACATATGAAAATGGCTGGGCAAAACTTAGACAGCCTACATTTAGATCTATTTCTTCAGAAGATGTTTATATAATAGGAGATTCACAAGGAGAATATGCCTTTCCAAAATCAGCACAAATGGCAAATTCAACTGCTTATTTAGTTGCGCAAGAGTTAATTGATAGAATAAACAATAAAAAGTTTAATTATAAAGAAAATTTACCTGGAAATATTTGTTATTCTATGATTACAGATAATAAAGCTGTCTCTATTTCTCATTTATATGAGTATAAAGATACTTTTAAAGCAAATAGCTTTACTTCAAAAATCCAAGAAGATATAGCAATAGCAGCACAAGGGTGGTATTTTGGTTTAATTGAAGATATTTTAGGAATTAAATCCTAA
- a CDS encoding TFIIB-type zinc ribbon-containing protein, which translates to MKCPICKDIDLVISERQSVEIDYCPSCRGVWLDRGELDKIIQRSSVSSSQYNDYRNSSSSKYDSYKHKQNGNYKRKSFLSELFDF; encoded by the coding sequence ATGAAATGCCCAATTTGTAAAGATATAGATTTAGTGATAAGTGAAAGACAAAGTGTTGAAATTGACTATTGTCCTTCATGTAGAGGTGTTTGGCTAGATAGGGGAGAACTTGATAAAATAATACAAAGAAGTAGTGTTTCTTCATCTCAATACAATGATTATAGAAATTCTTCTTCAAGTAAATATGACTCTTATAAGCATAAACAAAATGGAAATTATAAAAGAAAAAGTTTTTTATCAGAGCTTTTTGATTTTTAA
- a CDS encoding response regulator transcription factor, whose protein sequence is MIKIAMVEDDVQLAELLTEYLKQFNIEVTNFEEPFLALSSLNIYKYDLLILDLTLPGMDGLDVCKEVVSKHKIPIIISSARSDITDKVTALQLGADDYLPKPYDPRELEVRIKTILRRYNQNNEDVKENKKGIFKLDSDKREITKKGQYIKLTAAEYEVLSLLIKREGFIVTREEIFDNSDLLNHDYESSGSLAVIINRIRQKIEDNPKEPKHLQTIRGMGYKFLQ, encoded by the coding sequence TTGATTAAAATTGCAATGGTAGAGGATGATGTTCAACTAGCAGAACTTCTAACTGAATACCTAAAACAGTTTAATATTGAGGTTACAAATTTTGAAGAGCCATTTTTGGCTCTTTCAAGTTTAAATATTTATAAATATGATTTACTTATTTTAGATTTAACTCTTCCTGGAATGGATGGGTTAGATGTTTGTAAAGAAGTAGTAAGTAAACATAAAATACCTATAATAATCTCAAGTGCTAGAAGTGATATTACCGATAAAGTTACAGCTTTACAACTTGGTGCTGATGACTACTTACCAAAACCTTATGACCCAAGAGAACTTGAAGTTCGCATTAAAACTATTTTAAGAAGATATAATCAAAATAATGAAGATGTAAAAGAGAATAAAAAAGGTATTTTTAAACTAGATAGTGATAAAAGAGAGATTACAAAAAAAGGGCAGTATATTAAACTTACGGCAGCTGAGTATGAAGTTTTATCCCTTTTAATAAAAAGAGAAGGTTTTATTGTAACAAGAGAGGAGATTTTTGATAATTCTGATTTATTAAATCATGATTATGAAAGTTCTGGCTCACTTGCTGTTATAATTAATAGAATTAGACAAAAAATAGAAGATAATCCAAAAGAACCAAAACATCTACAAACTATAAGAGGAATGGGGTATAAATTTTTACAATGA